A region from the Lytechinus variegatus isolate NC3 chromosome 6, Lvar_3.0, whole genome shotgun sequence genome encodes:
- the LOC121416834 gene encoding galactosylceramide sulfotransferase-like, producing the protein MDEKVCRTALGFLTILSVIIILVNKTQKNGIEDYYPATRIYYPIIRQRYLEANASQSTKPRSHCDVIKHVVYIKTHKTGSTTLETLFNRFGFYHNSSFIFNKNGALGHFRTMDLRKADVVKMLLPPLGVKEGDYARYKNYDTSAIHVRFYRDVLDQFMANGTRYVSSVRDPADQWISAYYHFNFRKPISDFAKDRFQMITVNGSLKLPFDKNNSTLDAVNEFLRQPQIYINALKKRGDVIWHFAHNSQTFDLSTDLNLMQRDNETLVNMTLDRLVDELDFVIVNEYFDESLLVMKKAFCWDYIDILYTSQNKRKKKDTLPEETRAKIRAFNRADTLLHQRFNESLWKKIEAYGPDFKKDLDHFRQMLIEVKSECSDKGKIKRDGFHSKILNELAKRDATQFCNIMREDIFGSFGRVFHRQKSDLRSFKDKSTPTKS; encoded by the exons ATGGATGAGAAAGTGTGTCGGACTGCGCTtggatttttgacaattttgtcAGTAATTATCATCTTGGTGAACAAAACACAGAAGAATGGAATCGAAGATTACTATCCGGCTACGCGAATCTACTATCCGATTATCCGACAGAG GTATTTGGAAGCAAATGCGTCACAATCCACTAAACCGagatcgcattgtgacgtcatcaagcaTGTTGTGTACATCAAAACTCATAAGACCGGGTCCACCACGCTTGAAACTCTCTTCAACCGGTTTGGTTTCTACCATAATTCATCTTTTATCTTCAATAAAAATGGAGCTTTGGGGCATTTCAG AACAATGGACTTACGAAAAGCTGACGTGGTCAAGATGTTACTCCCACCTCTCGGAGTAAAAGAAGGAGACTACGCGAGATATAAGAATTACGACACAAGTGCGATTCACGTACGATTTTATCGCGATGTCTTAGATCAGTTCATGGCCAATGGCACGCGTTATGTTTCGAGCGTTCGCGATCCCGCCGACCAATGGATTTCagcatattatcattttaatttcaggAAACCAATTTCTGACTTCGCCAAAGATCGTTTCCAGATGATTACAGTAAATGGTTCCCTGAAATTGCCGTTTGATAAGAACAATTCTACTCTCGATGCAGTGAACGAATTTCTCCGACAGCCACAAATATACATTAATGCGTTGAAAAAGAGAGGGGACGTGATTTGGCATTTTGCGCACAACAGCCAAACTTTTGATCTAAGCACCGATCTGAATTTGATGCAGCGGGACAACGAAACGCTTGTTAATATGACACTCGATCGACTAGTCGATGAACTGGACTTCGTTATCGTAAACGAATACTTTGACGAATCCTTGCTCGTCATGAAGAAAGCATTTTGCTGGGATTACATCGATATATTGTACACTTCACAAAATAAGCGAAAGAAAAAAGACACGCTGCCGGAGGAAACGCGGGCTAAGATCCGCGCGTTTAATCGAGCAGACACGCTCCTTCATCAGCGCTTCAATGAATCTCTGTGGAAAAAGATCGAGGCTTACGGACCGGATTTCAAGAAAGACTTGGACCATTTCAGGCAAATGTTGATTGAAGTCAAGTCAGAGTGTTCTGACAAAGGCAAGATCAAACGAGATGGATTTCATTCTAAGATATTAAATGAATTAGCCAAAAGAGACGCGACCCAGTTTTGTAACATAATGAGAGAGGATATTTTTGGCTCATTCGGGCGAGTCTTTCATAGACAGAAATCAGACCTTCGCTCcttcaaggacaagtccaccccaacaaaaagttga